In Ostrea edulis chromosome 4, xbOstEdul1.1, whole genome shotgun sequence, a single window of DNA contains:
- the LOC125670153 gene encoding DCN1-like protein 3 produces MGKCQSCCEAKGPTSGSRYHTPTDYRSRGGPRPVSKELESTSTSIPVMASSRSVPVASDRKIFTPYPKLPPIKKPSNGENKRLSFISRDFSESKVFALFEQYKDPGEDAILAEGVENFCCDLEVNPDDFIVLVLAWKFQAEMMCRFTREEFLHGCKSLKVDSIKGIQSKFTELLTEVQNKQTFKDLYRWTYKFGLDVETGQRTLPIEMAISLWKLVYSQNEPKLLSRWLEFLEDHPSIRGIPRDTWDMYLNFTEQVSDDLSTYDDTEAWPSLFDDFVEYENDRQNQNVKMM; encoded by the coding sequence ATGGGCAAGTGTCAATCTTGCTGTGAGGCAAAAGGACCAACTTCTGGTTCCCGGTACCACACACCCACAGATTACAGATCCAGAGGAGGGCCACGTCCCGTTAGCAAAGAATTAGAGTCTACCAGCACCAGCATTCCAGTCATGGCATCATCACGATCTGTTCCAGTGGCATCTGATCGGAAAATATTCACACCTTATCCAAAACTGCCTCCGATCAAGAAACCCAGCAACGGAGAGAACAAACGATTGTCCTTTATTTCCCGTGACTTTTCAGAATCAAAAGTTTTTGCTCTTTTTGAACAGTACAAAGATCCTGGTGAGGATGCCATCTTGGCAGAGGGTGTAGAGAACTTTTGTTGTGATTTGGAGGTTAATCCAGATGATTTCATTGTTCTGGTGCTAGCATGGAAATTTCAAGCTGAAATGATGTGTAGGTTTACAAGGGAGGAATTTTTACATGGTTGTAAATCACTAAAGGTTGATTCAATTAAAGGAATCCAATCAAAATTCACAGAGTTGTTAACTGAAGTGCAAAATAAACAGACCTTTAAGGATCTTTATCGATGGACATACAAGTTTGGTCTGGATGTGGAGACAGGACAAAGGACTCTGCCTATAGAGATGGCCATCAGCCTTTGGAAGCTGGTGTACTCACAGAATGAACCTAAACTACTGAGTCGATGGCTTGAATTTTTGGAGGATCATCCAAGTATTCGAGGAATACCTAGAGACACATGGGATATGTATCTGAATTTCACAGAACAAGTTTCTGATGATTTGAGCACTTATGATGATACAGAGGCATGGCCTAGTTTGTTTGATGATTTTGTAGAGTATGAAAATGATAGACAGAATCAAAATGTCAAAATGATGTag